The window CTTAATGGCTTTGAAATGATGAATGAGATGAAGCGCACAAAACCGCACCAAAAATTTATCGTCTTTACCTCTTATGATAGCGATGAAAATTTGATAAAAAGCATGGAGGAAGGGGCGATGCTTTTTTTAAAAAAGCCTATTGATATGAAGGATCTTAGATCAATGCTTATTAGTTTAAGTTTTGAACGAGATGAAAAGCTAGTTTATTTAAGCGATGAGGTGAGTATAAATTTAAAAAGAGAGAAAATTTATAAAAACGGCATTGAAATTTATCTTAGCTTCTTGCAAAATAAGATATTTTGGCTCTTTGCTTATAATCTAAATAAGCTAGTTACTTATGAGATGATAGAAGAATTTGTCTATGAAAGCGATGTTAGCAAGGCAGCTATCCAAAATGTGATACTTCGTCTAAAGCGTGAGCTTGGTGTGAAATTTAAAAATATCAGTGAGAGTGGATATATTTTAATCACAAAATCTGAATGATTTGGAATTATCGCCACCTTGTACCATAGTACAATATACAAAAGTAATTAAATATACTAAAATACCGACAAATAAAAATAAGGAATAAAGATGGCAGCAGTAGCTGGTATAGTTAAAAGTGTTTCATCTGATGTTATAGCGATAGACCAAAATGATCATGTAAGAGTTTTAGACGTAAATGATAAAGTATATATCGGAGAGGCTATAAAGGGCGAGAGCGAAAGCTCAAGCATTACAATCACTGCAAATGATGGACAAGATATATCAATAAACGGATACGATACTCTTTGGCTAGATAGTAGCGTGGTAAGCGATGATATTGGTGAGTCTAGTATAGATACTGACGCATTGTTTAAAGCACTTCTTGGCAATGATTATATATCGATTTTAGATCATATAAATGAAAAAGTAGATGATATCCTTAGCGCAACCAATTTAGAGCAAGAAGAGCTAAATGATGAGGCTAGCGTAAATATTAGTTTTAATGAAATAGATCCAAATTTAGCAAATGAGCATGGATTAAGAGAAGATGATCTTTTAGCTAAAATAAACGAACATAAAGAGAGTGATAAGCAGGTAGATCCTAGCTTTGAGCATACAAATCTTAATGCAACTACGATATATATAGATATCGATAACGACTTAAATAAACTTTCATAAATTTGAGCTCTTTGCTCAAATTTCTTCTGTTTTAAAAAACTCAAATTTATATAATATCCTCTATAATAAGCCAAAAATTTCAAAGGAAAACGATGAAAAAAATTCTAATCATCGCAGGCTCTTGTAATAGCGGCACAGCTGGGCTTCAAGCAGATATAAAAACATGTGCTAGGCTTAATTGTTATAGTGCAACAGCAGTAACTTCTTTGGTCGCTGAGACTACGGATGCTGTAAAGAGTGTAGTTTGCTTAGGACCTAGCTTTGTCAAAGATCAGCTAAATACGCTTGCGGAAGAATTTAGCTTTGATGCGATTAAGATAGGCATGCTATTTAGTGAAGAGATCATGGAAGTAGTGCGTGAGTTTTTACTAACTCAAAATACCAAAGTAGTAGTGCTTGATCCAGTTTGCGTCTCAAAAAGTGGACACAAGCTTATAAAAGATAGTGCGGTGACAAAGCTAAAAGAGCTAATGAGTTTAGCTACGGTAACTACTCCAAATTTAGATGAGGCAAATTTGCTTTTTGGTGATAATTATAAAGATCTGCCTTGTGACGTCATCGTAAAAAAACATATCAGTGAAGATAGCAGTATAGACACACTTTATAAAAAAGATGGCTCACTAAGAAATTTTAAAACCCCACTTGTTAATCCGCTTGTAATGAGTGGAACTGGTTGTAGCTTCTCAACTGCACTTGCTTGCTTTTTAGCAAAGGGCAAGAGCTTAGAGGAGTCTATACAACTTTCAAAAGAGTATGTTTGCTCTATCATAAAAGAGAGCATAGATACAAAACTTGGTAAAAATCGCCTACTTTGGCATGGAGCGAAGTAAAATTTACCCCTCTGATCTTTGCACGGCAGCTGAGTGAGTGATGATGTCGTGCAGATTTAGTTTATCTTTTCTAAAGAAACAAAGGCAAAGTCCAAGTATGCTAAAGCCAGCAAAGGCAAAGCAAATTTGGCGCAAGATGGTGTGAAAAAAGCTTAGTTTTCTACCGGTTTTTAGGTTTATTAGATAAATTTCTTGTGCTTTGTAGCCTGGAGTTTGTGCTTTTATGCTAAAAAAAAGGCACATTATAAGTGAGATCAAGCTATTTGCACTAAAAATAGCAATTTGGTTATGCAAAAACGCCTCTTTGCCATCAAGCACAAGATATGTTATCGCATAAAATATCGGCATACCGATGATAAAAAGATCGATAACGAAGGCCTTTGCTCTAGCCCAAATAGGTGCGATTTTTGCCTTTTGCTTTGCCAACTCAATTTCCTGTATTTATGTAGATACGGCTAAATTTCTCCCAGTCATATAGATAGACTAGGTTGTCACTCTCGCCGCTATCATGCGTGACGCAGAGCATAGTAGAGGCGCGTGAGATCTTGCACCAGTGATTATAGAGATCAAGTTTTTTGATATCGCTTTCTAGTACACCAGAACAGCCTATATACTCATAAATGCTAAGATCAAAAAAGCTCTTATTTTCGGTTTTTAGTAAGCGTTTTTTGCTATTTTCTTGCATTAAACTAGCTCTACGCCTTTGCCATTTACTACTTCACCGATCACGTAGCCATCGCTGCTAGCTAGGACAGCGTCAACGTTTTCTTTTGACACAACTAATATCATGCCAACGCCCATGTTAAAGGTTCTCATCATCTCGCTATCTTCTACTTTTTGAGCGATGATTTTAAAAATTTCAGGCGTTTTTATAGCGCTTTTTTGCACCTTTGCGCCAAGTCCAGCAGGGAAGACGCG of the Campylobacter concisus genome contains:
- a CDS encoding response regulator transcription factor; amino-acid sequence: MQEVLEILKKTSVLVVEDDDMARELIISGLKPYCEQVIGACNGQDGVEKFKKQGFDIVMSDIHMPVLNGFEMMNEMKRTKPHQKFIVFTSYDSDENLIKSMEEGAMLFLKKPIDMKDLRSMLISLSFERDEKLVYLSDEVSINLKREKIYKNGIEIYLSFLQNKIFWLFAYNLNKLVTYEMIEEFVYESDVSKAAIQNVILRLKRELGVKFKNISESGYILITKSE
- a CDS encoding hydroxymethylpyrimidine/phosphomethylpyrimidine kinase, coding for MKKILIIAGSCNSGTAGLQADIKTCARLNCYSATAVTSLVAETTDAVKSVVCLGPSFVKDQLNTLAEEFSFDAIKIGMLFSEEIMEVVREFLLTQNTKVVVLDPVCVSKSGHKLIKDSAVTKLKELMSLATVTTPNLDEANLLFGDNYKDLPCDVIVKKHISEDSSIDTLYKKDGSLRNFKTPLVNPLVMSGTGCSFSTALACFLAKGKSLEESIQLSKEYVCSIIKESIDTKLGKNRLLWHGAK
- a CDS encoding RDD family protein, producing MAKQKAKIAPIWARAKAFVIDLFIIGMPIFYAITYLVLDGKEAFLHNQIAIFSANSLISLIMCLFFSIKAQTPGYKAQEIYLINLKTGRKLSFFHTILRQICFAFAGFSILGLCLCFFRKDKLNLHDIITHSAAVQRSEG